The Acidobacteriota bacterium DNA window AAAGAAATAACTTAGATGAGATCTCTCATCCAACACGGTAAACTTGGGCTAGGCCAACACGGAGCGTTTGACACGTATGGTGACCTGCTCCGTAAGGTCAGGCTGAACGAGCTCCGCCTGCCGCCAGAGGGTCTCGTCCAACTCGGGGATATCGCCGAAGTCGATGTTCTCGTCCTTCGTGGCTGCGATCTCTGTGGGGCTAAGGGGCCTATCGTGTTCGCTCATCGTAAGCCTCATAACACGACTGGTTTTCAGGTAGCGTGCCAAGGGGCTAGAATGGGGGCAATTCGCTTGCCTCTTCAGTACTCAGGAGTGTCCCATGCCGAACAAGTCTCGATTGCCAACCCTTCCCTTCCCGCTGATCATCCATTTGCTCGTCGGCGCCGTCCTGCCGGCAAGCGCTGCACCCCAGGGCGCGGAGGAACCCAGGTCCCAACCCGAGTATCGCATCAGGACCCAAATCAACCTGAAGGTTCCCATGCGCGACGGGGTGAATCTGGCGGCCGATGTCTTTCGCCCGGACGCACCCGGAAAATTTCCCACCTTGCTCTTGCGCAGCTACCACGGAACGCAGGGGTACATGACGATGGCCCTCTACTTCGCCCGCAGGGGCTATGCGGTGGTCATGGTGGATGTTCGAGGCCGATACGATTCGGACGGGGAGTTCGAATTCTACGTGTACGAACCGGAGGACGGCTACGACACCCAGCAATGGGTGGCGAAACAGACCTGGTGCAATGGAAAGATCGGCCTCTTCGGCCATTCCTACAACGGCTTCACCCAGTTGATGCCGGCGCCGTTGCAGAGTCCCCATGTCCTGTGCATGATCCCCAGCTCCTGCCAGCAGACCAATTTCGGCCATATCTACAACGATGGCGTGCTCCAGCTCAACGTCGTGATCACGGCCGGCCTGTTCGGTTCCGGACGTGTGCTGCAGCCCACCATCGCCGGTGTCTACTCGGGTGATCCCTTCATCGACTACGACGAGATCTATCGGCGCCTGCCGTTGATCACCGCCCTCGACGACATCGTGGAATTGCCCAACGTCAAGAAATGGATCGAGCATTCCACCTATGACGACTACTGGAAGGCGCACGGAATACGGGACAAGTACCATCTCATCCAAGCCCCCGCCTTTTTCATCAACGGCTGGTACGGCAATCTCCTCCTCGAAGGTTGGAAGAATCTGAACGGGTTTCGTCTCCAGGGAGGATCTGCCGCCGCCCGCGAGGGCACCAAGATCATCGTCGGGCCCTGGACCCACGCGGTGAATCGGGTGGACCCGGACTGGCCCGTCGACTTCGGCGACACGGCAACCTACGACGGTCTCGATTTCCACGTGCGCTGGTACGACCACTGGCTCAAGGGGATGGACAACGGCATCGGCGAGGAGCCGCCCATCAAGATCTTCGTGATGGGAGCCAACCAGTGGCGCTTCGAGAACGAGTGGCCCCTGGAGCGAACCCGATTCACGCCGTTCTATCTGCACAGTGGAGGAAGGGCCAATTCGCTCCGCGGCGACGGATCTCTGACGGCTGATGAACCCCTTCCGAATGCTCCGACGGACGGCTTCGTCTACGATCCGGAGAACCCCGTCCCCACCGTGGGTGGGCGGATTTCCACGAATCCCGAACTCCAGGGACCTCGGGACCGGCAGGCGTTGCAGGAGCGTCAGGATATTCTCGTCTACACCTCGGAGCCCCTGCAGAAGGACCTGGAAGTCACCGGACCCGTGGAACTCAAGTTGTATGCCGCATCGAGTGCCGTGGACACCGATTTCACAGCGGCCCTGAGCGACGTCTACCCGGACGGCCGGGCGATTCTCATCTGTGAGGGAATCCGGAGGGCCAGCTTTCGGGAGTCACTGGAGCACCCGACTCCCATCGAACCGGGGAAGATCTATGAATACTCGATCAGCCTTTGGGAGACGAGCAACGTCTTCAAGGCGGGTCACCGGATGCGGCTCGAGATCTCGAGCAGTGACTTTCCCCGCTACGCCCGGAACCTGAACACGGGGAACCGGTCGGGGATGAGCGCCGAGATGTTGAAGGCCCGCCAGACCATCCATCACAGCGCGCGGTACCCGTCCCGCCTGGTGCTGCCGGTCATTCCGTAGGGCCCGGCTTCTGCC harbors:
- a CDS encoding CocE/NonD family hydrolase; the protein is MPNKSRLPTLPFPLIIHLLVGAVLPASAAPQGAEEPRSQPEYRIRTQINLKVPMRDGVNLAADVFRPDAPGKFPTLLLRSYHGTQGYMTMALYFARRGYAVVMVDVRGRYDSDGEFEFYVYEPEDGYDTQQWVAKQTWCNGKIGLFGHSYNGFTQLMPAPLQSPHVLCMIPSSCQQTNFGHIYNDGVLQLNVVITAGLFGSGRVLQPTIAGVYSGDPFIDYDEIYRRLPLITALDDIVELPNVKKWIEHSTYDDYWKAHGIRDKYHLIQAPAFFINGWYGNLLLEGWKNLNGFRLQGGSAAAREGTKIIVGPWTHAVNRVDPDWPVDFGDTATYDGLDFHVRWYDHWLKGMDNGIGEEPPIKIFVMGANQWRFENEWPLERTRFTPFYLHSGGRANSLRGDGSLTADEPLPNAPTDGFVYDPENPVPTVGGRISTNPELQGPRDRQALQERQDILVYTSEPLQKDLEVTGPVELKLYAASSAVDTDFTAALSDVYPDGRAILICEGIRRASFRESLEHPTPIEPGKIYEYSISLWETSNVFKAGHRMRLEISSSDFPRYARNLNTGNRSGMSAEMLKARQTIHHSARYPSRLVLPVIP